One genomic region from Stackebrandtia nassauensis DSM 44728 encodes:
- a CDS encoding Lrp/AsnC family transcriptional regulator, which yields MDDIDRRIVQLLQENARRSYAEMARQVGLTSPSVQERVAKLERNGVITAYRAEVNPDAVGLGITALIGIVTTAGAEYSDVAEAIEEIHEVESCYFMAGQESYLLKVRVGEMAELEHLVNRLNRLPGVGGTRTTVALSTKWEARPHTRLDGEP from the coding sequence ATGGACGATATTGACCGCCGGATCGTACAGTTGCTCCAAGAAAACGCCCGCCGCTCCTACGCGGAGATGGCGCGCCAGGTGGGCCTGACCTCCCCCTCGGTGCAGGAGCGGGTCGCCAAACTGGAACGCAACGGGGTCATCACCGCCTATCGCGCCGAGGTCAATCCGGACGCCGTCGGGCTGGGCATCACGGCGCTGATCGGCATCGTCACCACCGCCGGCGCCGAGTACTCCGACGTCGCCGAGGCCATCGAGGAGATCCACGAGGTCGAGTCCTGTTACTTCATGGCCGGTCAGGAGTCGTACCTGCTGAAGGTGCGGGTCGGCGAGATGGCCGAGCTGGAACACCTGGTCAACCGGCTCAACCGGCTGCCGGGAGTCGGCGGCACCCGCACCACCGTCGCGCTGTCGACGAAATGGGAGGCCCGGCCCCACACCCGGCTCGACGGCGAGCCATAG
- a CDS encoding HXXEE domain-containing protein, translated as MTAPRDHGWIPRADRRWLLLPYAVFIVHTTEEMPGFAAWATRHFAHKTTEIFALSHIPLILLVLAAGWLAARPGTHRVAVLWTAAFAWQFVVNAAFHLTTAAIYGEYSPGMVTAATVAIPAAGYFFVRLRADRLLRRGELVTALLLGTAIAALAIGVLFV; from the coding sequence ATGACCGCACCCCGCGACCACGGCTGGATCCCGCGAGCCGACCGCCGGTGGCTGCTGCTGCCGTACGCGGTATTCATCGTCCACACCACCGAGGAGATGCCCGGCTTCGCCGCCTGGGCCACCCGGCACTTCGCGCACAAGACCACCGAGATCTTCGCCCTCAGCCACATCCCGCTGATCCTGCTGGTGCTGGCCGCCGGGTGGCTGGCGGCCCGGCCCGGCACCCACCGCGTCGCGGTGCTGTGGACGGCGGCCTTCGCCTGGCAGTTCGTCGTCAACGCCGCGTTCCACCTGACCACGGCCGCGATCTACGGCGAGTACTCGCCCGGCATGGTCACCGCCGCGACCGTCGCGATCCCGGCCGCCGGGTACTTCTTCGTCCGGCTGCGAGCCGACCGGCTGCTGCGCCGGGGCGAACTGGTCACCGCGCTGCTGCTGGGAACCGCGATCGCCGCGCTGGCCATCGGGGTGCTGTTCGTCTAG
- a CDS encoding PLP-dependent cysteine synthase family protein: MDSLDRCCDKTRAWVNEAIAAVAADANRSADTHLLPFPLFGDFGVDLYLKDESVHPTGSLKHRLARSLFLYALCNGWITEGTPIIEASSGSTAVSEAYFARMLGLPFIAVMPASTSREKISLIEFTGGSCHLVDDPTQVVATARALAAQQGGHYMDQFTYAERATDWRGNNNIAESIYQQMAAEPHPIPAWVVVGAGTGGTSATIGRYIRYQRHSTKLCVVDPENSAFFSGWRDNDESAYVCGGSRIEGIGRPHVEPSFLPSVVDRMVKVPDAASIAIAREASKLLGRKVGGSTGTNLYAAFALIAEMRQRGETGSVVTLLCDSGDRYVHSYFDDAWVAGQGLDLRPHTETVTEFFASGRWTV; encoded by the coding sequence GTGGACAGTCTCGACCGATGTTGCGACAAGACCCGGGCCTGGGTCAACGAGGCGATCGCGGCCGTGGCCGCCGACGCCAACCGCAGCGCCGACACCCATCTGCTGCCGTTCCCGCTGTTCGGCGACTTCGGTGTCGATCTGTATCTCAAGGACGAGTCGGTCCACCCCACCGGCAGTCTCAAGCACCGGCTGGCGCGATCGCTGTTCCTGTACGCGTTGTGCAACGGCTGGATCACCGAGGGCACCCCGATCATCGAGGCGTCCAGCGGCTCCACAGCGGTGAGTGAGGCGTACTTCGCGCGGATGCTGGGGCTGCCGTTCATCGCGGTCATGCCCGCCTCCACCAGCCGCGAGAAGATCTCGCTGATCGAGTTCACCGGCGGCAGCTGCCATCTGGTGGACGACCCGACCCAGGTGGTCGCCACCGCCCGCGCCCTGGCCGCGCAGCAGGGCGGCCACTACATGGACCAGTTCACCTACGCCGAGCGGGCCACCGACTGGCGCGGCAACAACAACATCGCCGAGTCGATCTACCAGCAGATGGCCGCCGAACCGCACCCGATCCCGGCCTGGGTCGTCGTGGGCGCGGGCACCGGCGGCACCAGCGCCACCATCGGCCGCTACATCCGGTACCAGCGCCACTCGACAAAACTGTGCGTTGTGGACCCGGAGAACTCGGCGTTCTTCTCCGGCTGGCGCGACAACGACGAGAGCGCCTACGTGTGCGGCGGTTCCCGCATCGAGGGCATCGGCCGTCCGCACGTCGAACCGTCCTTTCTGCCCAGTGTGGTGGACCGGATGGTGAAGGTCCCCGACGCAGCCTCGATCGCGATCGCCCGCGAGGCGTCGAAACTGCTGGGCCGCAAGGTGGGCGGCTCGACGGGGACCAACCTGTACGCGGCCTTCGCGCTGATCGCCGAGATGCGGCAGCGCGGCGAGACCGGCAGTGTGGTGACGCTGCTGTGCGACTCCGGGGACCGCTATGTCCACAGTTACTTCGACGACGCGTGGGTCGCCGGGCAGGGCCTGGACCTGCGGCCGCACACCGAGACGGTGACGGAGTTCTTCGCGTCGGGCCGCTGGACGGTCTAG
- a CDS encoding ABC transporter ATP-binding protein, producing the protein MNLPVETRKLTKKYGPITAVDALDLTVRPGEVYGFLGPNGAGKTTTLRMLLGLIKASSGTATVLGRKPGTADHLSRVGALIEGPSFYPYLSGRSNLRVMAKYAGVPDSRVSEVLELVDLAQRGKDRYSTYSLGMKQRLGVAAALLKEPQLLILDEPTNGLDPQGMADMRTLIRGLGSAGCTVLLSSHLLGEVQQICDRVGIVSGGRLITESTVADLRAAQHVRVTATPLDKAASVARELLGVEAVRVVDNHLELAVEADQTPWLNAELVKADVAVSELRSHERDLEDIFFELTGEELSHVG; encoded by the coding sequence ATGAATCTCCCAGTCGAAACCAGGAAACTCACCAAGAAGTACGGGCCCATAACCGCCGTGGACGCCCTGGACCTCACCGTCCGCCCCGGCGAGGTCTACGGCTTCCTCGGCCCCAACGGCGCCGGGAAGACCACGACGCTGCGGATGCTGCTCGGCCTCATCAAGGCCAGCTCCGGCACCGCGACCGTGCTGGGCCGCAAGCCCGGTACCGCCGACCACCTGTCCCGGGTCGGCGCCCTCATCGAGGGCCCCAGCTTCTACCCGTACCTGTCGGGCCGTTCCAACCTGCGGGTCATGGCCAAGTACGCGGGCGTCCCCGACTCCCGGGTGTCCGAAGTGCTCGAACTCGTCGATCTGGCCCAGCGCGGCAAGGACCGCTACTCCACCTACTCCCTCGGGATGAAACAGCGCCTCGGTGTGGCCGCCGCGCTGCTGAAGGAACCGCAACTGCTCATTCTGGACGAACCCACCAACGGCCTCGATCCGCAGGGAATGGCCGACATGCGCACCCTGATCCGCGGCCTCGGTTCCGCGGGCTGCACGGTGCTGCTGTCCAGCCACCTGCTCGGCGAGGTGCAGCAGATCTGCGACCGGGTCGGCATCGTGTCCGGCGGCCGCCTCATCACCGAGAGCACGGTGGCCGACCTACGCGCCGCCCAGCACGTCCGTGTCACCGCCACCCCGCTGGACAAGGCCGCGTCCGTGGCCCGCGAACTGCTGGGCGTCGAGGCGGTGCGCGTCGTCGACAACCACCTCGAACTCGCGGTCGAAGCCGACCAGACGCCCTGGCTCAACGCCGAACTCGTCAAGGCCGACGTGGCCGTGTCGGAACTGCGCTCGCACGAGCGCGACCTCGAAGACATCTTTTTCGAACTCACAGGAGAGGAACTGTCCCATGTGGGCTAG
- a CDS encoding flavin monoamine oxidase family protein: MDHARTHTYPESGVPDPDAAPPPPAEILAVPTDGLGAGPSEPKRVIVIGAGIAGLAAAFELARAGHQPIVLEARDRVGGRIHTIRDFAPGLYAEAGATRIPHTHALTLRYCELFHLKLRPFVMGNPRALAHRDGRTVTMAEAERGDGRDWAQTAAGDAREIEGGTDRLVRAFFHKVSRHVRMGAEVLAIEQDEEVVSVHFRTHAGRFTVHGDHAVCTLPLPVMSNVDINLSPDKRRAVREVHYNPATAVLLQVRHRFWEHPKYDIVGGTTVTDLSIRRIVYPSYSDPATPRGILLASYTWGPDALRWASMDPDTRVERAIADVARIHPEIVEEFELGVSEDWLNDRHAAGALAQFEPGQLTRLYPHLVAPEGRIHFAGEHCSRHHGWIQGALESALRVAGEIHRAPVAASARAGRSG, translated from the coding sequence ATGGATCACGCGCGCACGCACACGTATCCCGAATCGGGGGTTCCGGACCCGGACGCGGCACCGCCGCCGCCCGCCGAGATCCTGGCCGTCCCCACCGACGGGCTCGGCGCGGGACCCAGCGAACCCAAGCGGGTCATCGTCATCGGCGCCGGGATCGCCGGACTGGCCGCGGCCTTCGAACTGGCCCGGGCCGGACACCAGCCGATCGTCCTGGAGGCCCGCGACCGGGTCGGCGGCCGGATCCACACGATCCGGGACTTCGCCCCCGGCCTGTACGCCGAGGCCGGTGCGACCCGGATCCCCCACACGCACGCGCTGACGCTTCGCTACTGCGAGCTGTTCCACCTGAAGCTGCGCCCCTTCGTCATGGGCAACCCACGGGCGCTGGCGCACCGGGACGGCCGGACCGTGACGATGGCCGAGGCGGAACGCGGCGACGGCCGGGACTGGGCGCAGACCGCCGCCGGGGACGCGCGGGAGATCGAGGGCGGCACCGACCGGCTCGTCCGGGCCTTCTTCCACAAGGTGTCCCGGCACGTGCGCATGGGCGCCGAGGTGTTGGCGATCGAGCAGGACGAGGAGGTCGTGTCGGTGCACTTCCGCACCCACGCGGGCCGGTTCACCGTCCACGGCGACCACGCCGTGTGCACACTGCCGCTGCCGGTGATGTCCAACGTGGATATCAACCTGTCGCCCGACAAACGCCGCGCCGTCCGGGAGGTGCACTACAACCCCGCCACCGCGGTCCTGCTGCAAGTGCGGCACCGGTTCTGGGAACACCCGAAGTACGACATCGTCGGCGGCACCACCGTGACCGACCTGTCGATCCGCCGGATCGTCTACCCGTCCTATTCGGACCCCGCCACGCCGCGCGGCATCCTGCTGGCCTCGTACACCTGGGGACCCGACGCGCTGCGCTGGGCGTCGATGGACCCCGACACCCGCGTCGAACGCGCCATCGCCGACGTCGCGCGGATCCACCCCGAGATCGTCGAGGAGTTCGAACTGGGCGTCAGCGAGGACTGGCTGAACGACCGGCACGCCGCGGGCGCCCTCGCCCAGTTCGAACCCGGCCAGCTGACCCGGCTGTACCCGCACCTCGTCGCCCCCGAGGGCCGGATCCACTTCGCGGGCGAACACTGTTCCCGCCACCACGGCTGGATCCAGGGAGCCCTGGAATCGGCGCTGCGGGTCGCGGGCGAGATTCACAGGGCGCCAGTGGCGGCCTCAGCGCGGGCGGGCCGGTCAGGTTAG
- a CDS encoding protein kinase family protein, with amino-acid sequence MQPLEDGDPERIGRFRLESRLGSGGTFLGLSEGGRTVVVKLLDAGAAAAPGLRERLSAMRGVGGFALPQLIDVDLDASPPWLATAYVPGPSLSAVVDERGPLPETEVAALGAALAEALDAMHQYGLAHGDLKPGNVIMASDGPRLVDVGVAVADASPAADVFALGRVLTFAATATDPVAAEAPWPDGIDGELREVLAACLARDPRERPGAVEVLERLANHRATGAESLSVTSLTSTESRPTPRSGRRLLGRGGPGTGGLRLRRRTILMGGAAILAATAVPAALAYWPSPRGQRLTGMAVTSVAFSPTGDIVAGGGGNENRPEGDGRLWNPDTGRELGVMDGRGISGVAFSADGGVLATSGPRGARIRDPDTGETIAMFDVSARENVNEEVWAVALSADAKRLAVGGRTLDEIETVCVVWNVSGTERIASLTTTDIHCVRSVALSPDGRCAALAGVARGSGTANKANYAMENGAGCWLWGLESGNAWGLRKGELRVVYSGGYANAVAFGPDGDTLAVASRDSGCRLWTPESERAAVTYTTDPVSGIAFSPDGAVLATAGTGVAFGMDRFGRFEVEGGPAEAADGPGKQVSGAGIRLWNTTSGDHLDTVTEDYATSVAFGPDGRTILGSGGDGGTDTATGCWLWPIGLVGAQ; translated from the coding sequence ATGCAGCCCCTCGAAGACGGTGACCCGGAACGGATCGGCCGGTTTCGGTTGGAATCTCGGCTGGGCTCGGGCGGGACGTTTCTGGGGCTTTCCGAGGGTGGCCGCACGGTCGTGGTGAAGCTGCTCGATGCCGGTGCCGCCGCTGCGCCGGGGCTGCGGGAACGGTTGTCGGCGATGCGGGGCGTCGGCGGATTCGCACTGCCGCAACTGATCGACGTCGACCTGGACGCCTCGCCGCCGTGGCTGGCCACGGCCTACGTTCCGGGGCCGAGTCTGTCGGCGGTTGTCGATGAGCGCGGTCCGCTGCCGGAAACCGAGGTCGCGGCACTGGGAGCGGCGCTGGCCGAAGCGTTGGACGCGATGCACCAGTATGGACTCGCGCACGGCGATCTCAAGCCCGGCAACGTGATCATGGCGTCCGACGGTCCCCGGCTCGTCGACGTCGGTGTCGCCGTGGCCGACGCCTCACCCGCCGCCGACGTGTTCGCGCTGGGCCGAGTGCTGACCTTCGCCGCCACCGCGACGGATCCGGTCGCGGCCGAGGCGCCGTGGCCGGACGGCATCGACGGCGAGCTGCGCGAGGTGCTGGCCGCGTGCCTGGCGCGCGATCCGCGTGAGCGGCCCGGTGCCGTGGAGGTACTGGAGCGACTGGCGAACCACCGCGCGACCGGCGCGGAGTCGCTGTCGGTCACATCGTTGACATCAACCGAAAGTCGGCCGACGCCGCGCTCCGGACGACGGCTGCTCGGACGCGGCGGGCCCGGCACCGGCGGCCTACGGCTTCGCCGCCGCACCATCCTGATGGGCGGGGCCGCGATCCTGGCCGCGACGGCGGTACCGGCGGCGCTGGCGTACTGGCCGAGCCCACGCGGACAGCGACTCACCGGCATGGCCGTCACCTCGGTGGCGTTCTCGCCAACCGGCGACATCGTGGCCGGAGGTGGCGGCAACGAGAACCGCCCCGAAGGCGACGGTCGCCTGTGGAACCCGGACACCGGCCGCGAGCTCGGGGTCATGGACGGCCGTGGCATCAGCGGCGTCGCCTTCAGCGCCGACGGCGGGGTGCTGGCCACCAGCGGACCCCGGGGCGCCCGGATCCGGGACCCCGACACCGGCGAGACGATCGCGATGTTCGACGTGTCCGCGCGCGAGAACGTCAACGAGGAGGTCTGGGCGGTGGCGTTGAGCGCCGACGCGAAACGGCTCGCGGTCGGCGGCCGCACCCTCGACGAGATCGAGACCGTATGCGTGGTCTGGAACGTCTCGGGAACCGAGCGGATCGCGTCCCTCACCACCACCGACATCCACTGTGTCCGATCGGTGGCGCTGAGCCCGGACGGCCGGTGCGCCGCCCTGGCGGGAGTGGCGCGCGGCTCGGGAACCGCGAACAAGGCAAACTACGCGATGGAGAACGGCGCCGGTTGCTGGCTGTGGGGGCTGGAGTCCGGCAACGCGTGGGGCCTGCGGAAAGGCGAACTGCGGGTCGTCTACAGCGGCGGCTACGCCAACGCGGTCGCGTTCGGGCCCGACGGCGACACGCTGGCCGTGGCCAGCCGCGACTCCGGCTGCCGACTGTGGACACCGGAGTCCGAGCGCGCGGCGGTGACGTACACGACCGATCCGGTCAGCGGCATCGCCTTCAGCCCCGACGGCGCGGTGCTGGCGACGGCGGGCACCGGCGTCGCCTTCGGCATGGACCGCTTCGGCCGCTTCGAAGTCGAGGGCGGCCCGGCCGAGGCCGCCGACGGTCCCGGCAAGCAGGTCTCGGGCGCGGGCATCCGCCTGTGGAACACGACCTCCGGGGACCACCTCGACACCGTCACCGAGGACTACGCCACCAGTGTCGCCTTCGGACCCGACGGCCGCACGATCCTCGGTTCGGGCGGCGACGGCGGCACGGACACGGCCACCGGCTGCTGGCTGTGGCCGATCGGCTTAGTCGGCGCCCAATAG
- a CDS encoding alpha/beta fold hydrolase, giving the protein MREIKTRDGRTLAVEEWGVPGGTPLLYAHGTPVSRLARYPYDEAFTERGIRQITFDRPGYGYSTANPGRRVADVAADMAAIADALELERFGVYGVSGGGPHALAFAAAYPERVSRVAVLACTAPRDAEGLDWTADMYQGNRDSATAAAQGREVLTAHLAAASGPNLKDLLPEAEQAVIAEPAVASMMQAAFAEAFRNGQDGWIDDELALYALPWGFDPADITVPVRLWHGERDTLVPPAHSDWLAARIPDATLVREPDAGHAGHFRATPSTLDWLLGAD; this is encoded by the coding sequence ATGCGAGAGATCAAGACCCGTGACGGCCGCACGCTGGCCGTCGAGGAATGGGGAGTCCCCGGCGGCACGCCGCTGCTGTACGCGCACGGCACCCCCGTGAGCCGGCTGGCGCGGTACCCGTACGACGAGGCGTTCACCGAACGCGGGATCCGCCAGATCACCTTCGACCGTCCGGGTTACGGCTACTCCACCGCCAACCCGGGCCGTCGGGTCGCCGATGTCGCCGCCGACATGGCCGCGATCGCCGACGCTCTCGAACTGGAGCGGTTCGGGGTGTACGGGGTGTCGGGCGGCGGCCCGCACGCCCTGGCCTTCGCCGCCGCCTACCCGGAGCGAGTGTCGCGGGTCGCGGTGCTGGCGTGCACCGCCCCGCGTGACGCCGAGGGTCTGGACTGGACCGCCGACATGTACCAGGGCAACCGCGACAGCGCGACGGCCGCCGCGCAGGGCCGCGAGGTGCTCACCGCGCACTTGGCGGCCGCGTCCGGCCCGAACCTGAAGGACCTGCTGCCCGAGGCCGAGCAGGCCGTCATCGCCGAACCCGCCGTGGCGTCGATGATGCAGGCGGCGTTCGCCGAGGCGTTCCGCAACGGCCAGGACGGCTGGATCGACGACGAACTGGCCCTGTACGCACTCCCCTGGGGCTTCGACCCGGCCGACATCACCGTCCCGGTCCGGCTGTGGCACGGCGAGCGCGACACGTTGGTGCCCCCGGCCCACAGCGACTGGCTGGCCGCTCGGATCCCCGACGCGACGCTGGTGCGCGAGCCGGACGCCGGTCACGCCGGACACTTCCGGGCCACACCTTCCACACTCGACTGGCTATTGGGCGCCGACTAA
- a CDS encoding UbiX family flavin prenyltransferase: MRCPWVVGVSGASGTPYARAVMSGLLDAGESVDLVVSRAARLTILDETGESFRDAHWKDDLARWLGREVGEADIAYWPAGDLAAGPSSGSYRVKGMVVVPASTAACAGIAIGLSKDLLQRAADVNLKERRPVVVVPRETPVSRSHLQHLLSLHDAGAVVLPASPGFYAGATDVQQLVDFVAGRVLDAIEVPHTLYTRWRGELGGGLGAPPPGR, encoded by the coding sequence ATGCGTTGTCCATGGGTGGTGGGGGTGTCGGGTGCCTCGGGCACGCCGTACGCCCGGGCCGTGATGTCGGGGCTGCTGGACGCCGGTGAGTCGGTGGACCTGGTGGTGTCCCGGGCCGCGCGTCTCACCATTTTGGACGAGACCGGCGAGTCGTTCCGCGACGCGCACTGGAAGGACGACCTGGCCCGCTGGCTGGGCCGGGAAGTGGGCGAGGCCGATATCGCGTACTGGCCCGCCGGTGACCTGGCGGCCGGTCCGTCCAGCGGTTCCTACCGGGTCAAGGGCATGGTCGTGGTCCCGGCCTCGACGGCGGCCTGCGCCGGTATCGCCATCGGCTTGTCCAAGGACCTGCTGCAACGCGCCGCCGACGTGAACCTCAAGGAGCGGCGGCCAGTCGTGGTGGTGCCGCGCGAGACCCCGGTGTCACGCAGCCATCTGCAACATCTGCTGTCGCTGCACGACGCGGGCGCGGTGGTGCTTCCGGCCAGTCCGGGCTTCTACGCGGGCGCCACCGACGTGCAGCAGCTGGTGGATTTCGTCGCGGGCCGGGTCCTGGACGCCATCGAAGTGCCGCACACGCTGTACACGCGCTGGCGCGGCGAACTGGGCGGGGGTCTGGGGGCTCCGCCCCCAGGAAGATGA
- a CDS encoding tautomerase family protein has product MPTTLVEVRRQYSQAEEVGIIDAVHDALVSAFEIPVEDRNVRLIVHEPHRFACSPRHTLPEFYTLVSVDCFAGRSVRAKRKLYTEIVDRLAPFGIPRDHVTINLRESPTENWGYAGGKAACDMDLGFDVNV; this is encoded by the coding sequence ATGCCGACGACACTCGTCGAGGTTCGCCGCCAGTACTCCCAGGCGGAGGAGGTGGGCATCATCGACGCCGTTCACGACGCGCTGGTGTCCGCTTTCGAGATTCCGGTCGAGGACAGGAACGTGCGGCTCATCGTGCATGAGCCGCACCGGTTCGCGTGTTCGCCGAGGCACACGCTGCCGGAGTTCTACACGCTCGTATCGGTCGACTGCTTCGCGGGCCGGTCGGTGCGGGCCAAGCGGAAGCTGTACACCGAGATCGTCGATCGGTTGGCGCCGTTCGGGATCCCGCGTGATCACGTGACGATCAACCTGCGGGAGAGCCCCACGGAGAACTGGGGGTACGCGGGCGGGAAGGCCGCCTGCGACATGGACCTCGGGTTCGACGTGAACGTCTAG
- a CDS encoding TetR/AcrR family transcriptional regulator codes for MGAKSGRFQPRKNPSQHRARLTRDRILAAAAQVFASHGYAAGTTDRIAAAARISIGSLYQYFPNKDAVLLALSQAHLEAATDAIRAVLAEAGEDWLDGVIAAVIDGHAANPRLHKVLFDEAPRTPELLDRLRAAESAIAATIAERLRGDGRFDVEDPDEAADLVVATVESLTHHFVARDPDGFDAATTQQRISELLTRHLRPAPPPS; via the coding sequence ATGGGAGCCAAGTCCGGTCGGTTCCAGCCCAGGAAGAACCCGTCGCAGCACCGCGCCCGGCTCACCCGGGACCGGATCCTGGCCGCGGCGGCTCAGGTTTTCGCCAGCCACGGTTACGCCGCCGGGACCACCGACCGCATCGCCGCCGCGGCGAGGATCTCCATCGGTTCGCTGTACCAGTACTTTCCGAACAAGGACGCGGTGTTGCTGGCGCTCAGTCAGGCCCACCTGGAGGCGGCCACCGACGCGATCCGGGCGGTGCTGGCCGAGGCGGGCGAGGACTGGCTGGACGGCGTGATCGCCGCCGTCATCGACGGGCACGCCGCCAACCCGAGGCTCCACAAGGTCCTGTTCGACGAGGCACCCCGCACTCCAGAGCTGCTGGACCGGTTGCGGGCGGCGGAATCCGCGATCGCCGCGACCATCGCCGAGCGGCTGCGCGGCGACGGGCGATTCGACGTCGAGGATCCGGACGAGGCCGCCGACCTCGTGGTGGCCACAGTGGAGTCGCTGACCCATCACTTCGTGGCCCGCGACCCCGACGGCTTCGACGCCGCGACAACCCAGCAGCGCATCAGCGAGCTGCTGACCCGCCACCTGCGGCCAGCCCCGCCGCCAAGCTGA
- a CDS encoding ABC transporter permease, with translation MWASTKAELHKMVRRGANWFMLAIALVLGLTFAYLVPYAGYVGGDSDIPSADRGLEALLPAEFVGNSIGGLPFFTGAISLILGALAIGNEYGWGTWKTVLTQGPSRLTVFSGKLAALTVANLVLVASGIATSAAASAIIASVEDQAMDWPAFADVALGLGGGWLIAMMWTMMGVTLAVTTRGVAVAVGIGLVWMLAVQNLLVSIAAPLIDWIADAQEWLPGPVAGSLVESLGANPNTPGVAELVSDGHALTVICGYLLLFGVLSGVLLRRRDVV, from the coding sequence ATGTGGGCTAGTACCAAAGCGGAACTGCACAAGATGGTCCGGCGCGGGGCGAACTGGTTCATGCTCGCCATCGCCCTGGTCCTGGGCCTGACCTTCGCCTACCTGGTCCCCTACGCGGGCTACGTGGGCGGCGACAGCGACATCCCCAGCGCCGACCGGGGCCTGGAAGCCCTGCTACCGGCCGAGTTCGTCGGCAACTCGATCGGCGGGCTGCCGTTCTTCACCGGCGCCATCAGCCTGATCCTCGGCGCCCTGGCCATCGGCAACGAGTACGGCTGGGGCACCTGGAAGACCGTCCTCACCCAGGGCCCGTCCCGGCTGACGGTCTTCTCCGGCAAGCTCGCCGCCCTCACCGTCGCCAACCTGGTCCTGGTCGCGTCGGGCATCGCCACCAGCGCGGCGGCCAGCGCCATCATCGCCTCGGTCGAGGACCAGGCCATGGACTGGCCCGCCTTCGCCGACGTCGCACTGGGTCTGGGCGGCGGCTGGCTGATCGCGATGATGTGGACGATGATGGGAGTCACCCTGGCGGTGACCACCCGCGGTGTCGCGGTGGCCGTCGGTATCGGTCTGGTGTGGATGCTCGCCGTCCAGAACCTGCTCGTCTCGATCGCCGCCCCGCTGATCGACTGGATCGCCGACGCCCAGGAATGGCTGCCGGGCCCGGTCGCCGGTTCCCTGGTGGAATCGCTGGGCGCCAACCCGAACACCCCCGGCGTCGCCGAACTGGTCTCCGACGGCCACGCGCTGACCGTCATCTGCGGCTACCTGCTGCTGTTCGGTGTCCTCAGTGGCGTGCTGCTGCGACGCCGCGACGTCGTGTGA
- a CDS encoding alpha/beta hydrolase, which translates to MAVAISASQPTISERITVYPADDRFTGPRPSVLVLPGGRYRELPPHEGEGYARWLSSIGLHAFVLAYRLLPEQFPAPLEDARAALGHIRGGEHGLDVGSVGVIGSSAGGHLAGLLMTGTVLSTEDGVVEPPRPDFAILAYALADFDLLPPVAVEGLLGDLMFLKDELSPAKHVDSTVCPTFVWATSEDPPGLPNALEWTRVLAEAGVPVELHVLPRGGHGIGLADGVEYGGQGHVFIKRDAHTATWTDSCERWLRHEGVLTT; encoded by the coding sequence GTGGCTGTCGCCATCTCCGCTTCTCAACCAACAATTTCAGAACGCATCACGGTTTATCCGGCCGACGACCGTTTCACCGGTCCCCGGCCATCCGTTCTCGTCCTCCCCGGCGGCCGGTATCGGGAACTTCCGCCGCATGAGGGGGAGGGCTACGCTCGCTGGCTCTCCAGCATCGGGCTGCACGCCTTCGTACTGGCGTACCGGCTGTTGCCCGAACAGTTTCCGGCTCCGTTGGAGGACGCCCGGGCCGCTCTGGGCCACATCAGGGGTGGTGAGCACGGGCTCGATGTCGGTTCCGTCGGTGTCATCGGTTCCAGTGCCGGTGGACATCTGGCGGGCCTGCTCATGACCGGCACGGTCTTGTCGACAGAGGATGGTGTGGTCGAGCCGCCCCGGCCCGACTTCGCGATCCTCGCCTATGCCCTGGCCGACTTCGATCTGTTGCCGCCGGTGGCGGTCGAAGGGCTGTTGGGCGATCTCATGTTCCTGAAGGACGAGTTGTCGCCCGCCAAGCACGTGGACTCGACGGTGTGTCCCACGTTCGTGTGGGCGACGTCGGAGGATCCGCCGGGGCTGCCCAACGCTCTGGAGTGGACCCGGGTGCTGGCCGAGGCCGGGGTTCCCGTGGAGCTTCACGTTCTTCCGCGTGGGGGCCATGGCATCGGGCTGGCCGACGGTGTCGAGTACGGCGGGCAGGGTCACGTGTTCATCAAGCGCGATGCTCACACGGCGACGTGGACCGACTCGTGTGAGCGGTGGTTGCGCCATGAGGGCGTTCTGACGACATAG
- a CDS encoding BldC family transcriptional regulator: protein MDNDRLLTPGEVAALFRVDPKTVTRWAAAGRIGSIRTPGGHRRFRESEVRALLQGELGDSSALDH, encoded by the coding sequence ATGGACAACGATCGACTGTTGACTCCCGGCGAGGTGGCCGCGTTGTTTCGCGTCGATCCCAAGACCGTGACCCGCTGGGCCGCCGCGGGACGCATCGGCAGCATCCGCACACCCGGGGGGCATCGCCGGTTCCGGGAATCCGAGGTCCGGGCACTGTTGCAGGGGGAACTCGGGGACTCGTCCGCACTGGACCACTAA